CTGCCAAGCGGCCTTCAGTATGAGATCATCAAAGAAGGAGACGGGGAAAAACCGGGCCCGAGGTCTACCGTAAAATGCCACTACCACGGAACCACGATTTCCGGAAAGGTTTTCGACAGCTCTGTGAAAAGAGGGACTCCTGCTTCATTCCCTTTAAACAAGGTAATCAAAGGATGGACGGAAGCATTACAGCTGATGCCTGCAGGAAGCAAATGGAGACTGATTATCCCGCCGCATCTGGCGTATGGAGACCAGCAGATCAGCAAGGAAATCGGGCCGAACAGCACCCTTGTCTTTGAAGTTGAATTGCTTGAAATTAAATAGGCCCATCTTAAAAATAGCTTAAAATTTACCCGGATTCCGGGTAAATTTTTTTATTTCCGTATTTTAGTCAGGAGATTAATTAAAAACAGTTAGGTAATCACAACAGGATTGGAACAGTCTTGCTGATTAATAAAATACAATGAAATGAAAAAACTGATTTGCCTTTTAACAGCCTTCTGTCTGCTGGCTTCCTGTATGTCCAGGAAAAACCAGGCCATCAGGCAGAATATTCTGACTTTAAAAGACAGCTACTGCAAAGCCCCCTTTAAATACAATTATTCAGAGAAAATACCGTCTTACCGTTCAGATTCCATTATTGCAGCCAACCAGGACCTGAAAGGTATTTTTTCTGACCAGAGCATCCTGATTTTAAATGCCCTGGATAACCTGGATGAAGTTCATGAAATCATGGAGCTTAAAAAAGATACTTCCCTTGCATCGCAGGTAAAGGT
The sequence above is a segment of the Chryseobacterium sp. JJR-5R genome. Coding sequences within it:
- a CDS encoding FKBP-type peptidyl-prolyl cis-trans isomerase encodes the protein MGVADMLFKRKKEQAEKNLNDGKEYMEAYGKRETVVQLPSGLQYEIIKEGDGEKPGPRSTVKCHYHGTTISGKVFDSSVKRGTPASFPLNKVIKGWTEALQLMPAGSKWRLIIPPHLAYGDQQISKEIGPNSTLVFEVELLEIK